The sequence TTCGTCAAACTTGCTTGGCCGCTGCCATTACCGCTGTTTTTGCTGGTAATTTCGTCCAAGCTGAAGAGGCCCCAGACAGAAAAATGGAAGTTATCGTTGTTACCGCCTCTGGATATGAACAGAAATTAGTTGATGCACCAGCCAGTATTTCTGTTATCACCCAAGAAGATTTGATGATAAAACCTTATACCACTCTCCTAGATGCAGTACGTGACTTGGAAGGGGTTGATATTGGTGAAACCCGTGATAAAACAGGACAAGGAACCATCAGCCTACGCGGTATGGGATCTGACTATACCCTGATCCTCGTCGATGGTAAGCGTCAGAACAACCATGGTGATATTTATCCAAACAGTTTTGGCGGCAACCAATTTGGCCATGTGCCACCACTCGATGCAATTGACCGAATTGAAGTTATTCGTGGACCTGCATCAACACTATACGGCGCCGATGCGCTAGGGGGCGTGGTGAATATCATCACGAAAAAAGTGGGGGACGAATGGTCAGGCTCGGTCACTCACAGTCGCACTAATCAAACAAATGATGCCTATGGCGAAGATATCACTACCGATTTCAGCGTAATGGGGCCGCTCATTAAAGGCGTCCTTGGACTCTCTGTCCATGGCAGTATTTATGATCGTATGGGGTCAACACCTGAGTATGCTCCCGTCAATTATCCGAATGGAGAAGTGCGTACCCGCTCACTCGGTTTTGGAGGCGGAGGCAAGACTGTTGATAATGAAAACCATATGCTCGGTGGGAGCCTAAGTTGGACACCCAATGAACATCATAAAATTTGGTTTGACTTAGATTCATCCTCACAGGAATACGACAACACGCCATTAATCAATGCGGACGGTGTACGCGAGTATCCTCTTGGCACAGTTGATAATCTAGAAAGCCTTTGGGTAGCAAGTAATTTCTGTAAAGGTGGTGTAGGTTCCCGTGAGGCCGCCTGCCTTGCCAGTGGTGGAGAATGGGCAAGACGTTCTAATCCAAGAGTTGGTTATAGCGAAACTCAAAAATTTACCCGTGATGCTTGGGCATTAACCCACGAAGGAGCTTGGGATTTTGGAACAAGTTTCGTTTCACTGTCATATGTCGACACGCAAAACCATGGCCGTACACTCCCATTTACCACTGCTGAACGGACATTGTTACTGCAAATGATTGATGGTAAAGGGGCCTACACAGGTATGACAGAAGCAGAGCGTAAAGCAATTGTCTCATCGACCTTCCTGCCTAGACCTAAACGTGAAATGGCAAGCAACCAATATACACTGGATATGAAACTCGACATTCCATTTGAAGCTGCTGGCAATCATGTCGCGGTAACAGGTGCGCAGGTGATACGAGGAGAATTAAAAGACGGTGTATTTGGTATGGAAGAAGGTACGCCAGGCGCAGTACAAGAACACAATATGTGGTCTGTTTTTGCTGAAGATACCTGGAGCATGACCTCTGATTTATCTGTTACTGCGGGTTTACGCCATGATGACCATGAAATATTTGGCAACCAACTCAGTCCACGTCTATATGGCGTTTACACCATTAATAATGAGTGGACTGTAAAAGGTGGAGTGAGCACTGGTTTTAAAACACCTAAAACCACGCAATTATATGATGGTGTCGTTGGTTTTGGTGGCCAAGGAACCTCACCACAGTTTGGTAACCCAGATCTGGAAGCGGAAACCAGTGTCTCTAGTGAAGTGGCTTTATACTGGTCACATCCTGATGGCCATAACTTCAACGTAACCGTCTTTAAAAACGATTTTGACGATAAGATTGCTTCACAACCTTGTGGTACAGGTACAAGTATCGAATGTTCCGATGCGGGTGAAT is a genomic window of Shewanella putrefaciens containing:
- a CDS encoding TonB-dependent receptor domain-containing protein — encoded protein: MLFRQTCLAAAITAVFAGNFVQAEEAPDRKMEVIVVTASGYEQKLVDAPASISVITQEDLMIKPYTTLLDAVRDLEGVDIGETRDKTGQGTISLRGMGSDYTLILVDGKRQNNHGDIYPNSFGGNQFGHVPPLDAIDRIEVIRGPASTLYGADALGGVVNIITKKVGDEWSGSVTHSRTNQTNDAYGEDITTDFSVMGPLIKGVLGLSVHGSIYDRMGSTPEYAPVNYPNGEVRTRSLGFGGGGKTVDNENHMLGGSLSWTPNEHHKIWFDLDSSSQEYDNTPLINADGVREYPLGTVDNLESLWVASNFCKGGVGSREAACLASGGEWARRSNPRVGYSETQKFTRDAWALTHEGAWDFGTSFVSLSYVDTQNHGRTLPFTTAERTLLLQMIDGKGAYTGMTEAERKAIVSSTFLPRPKREMASNQYTLDMKLDIPFEAAGNHVAVTGAQVIRGELKDGVFGMEEGTPGAVQEHNMWSVFAEDTWSMTSDLSVTAGLRHDDHEIFGNQLSPRLYGVYTINNEWTVKGGVSTGFKTPKTTQLYDGVVGFGGQGTSPQFGNPDLEAETSVSSEVALYWSHPDGHNFNVTVFKNDFDDKIASQPCGTGTSIECSDAGEYADLGYAVSTKTVNIDKVTIQGAELAGRWEILDALTFNANYTYTDSEQKSGAEQGRPLGNSAKHMANATLKWEITDSVNVFLTSEYRAKRYRSWDTINDAPLYYKGYNVFHLGGSYQASEFVTFNMRINNLFDKDFTTYDIVFTECSDTSATCVSDDNGQNGYTASYVDDYNNKDKARNLWVSMNVRF